One genomic region from Leptolyngbyaceae cyanobacterium JSC-12 encodes:
- a CDS encoding response regulator containing a CheY-like receiver domain and a GGDEF domain (IMG reference gene:2510093771~PFAM: Response regulator receiver domain) yields MRYFELLGDLEQLQFSGQLTLTSLSGYYWNFYLFEGQITYVSGGVHPVRRWRRNLAIYCPLIPNHRVGWQSHLANCDPEILEVGWEYALLNLWVAQCTITCKQAAQMIYASVIEVLFDIAQAVDVTEPIRQENILSDQLGAISVTDAIAEAERRWQIWQNAKLAHYSPNQAPILRQPEQLRKHSSIQSYQNLVELLNGQNTLHELAIQMQRNVVEVAVSLQPFVRVGWVDFVQTPDYYAPIYQSNAFQGNQPILKQGKAVFQRAMSQRIEVASAVSVSPEAITSRKALIACIDDSSLVLNMMEQLLTSAGYQFIGVEDGLRAIAAMLTHKPDLIFLDLVMPNTNGYEICEELRKISCFRTTPIVMLTGNDRYVNRLRSSFAGASEFLSKPLDAGAVLSVLHKHLNCVNT; encoded by the coding sequence TTGAGATATTTTGAACTTCTTGGAGATTTAGAACAACTTCAATTTAGTGGTCAACTAACGTTGACAAGCTTATCAGGATACTATTGGAACTTCTATCTGTTTGAAGGTCAAATTACTTATGTTTCGGGTGGAGTTCATCCAGTCAGACGGTGGCGAAGAAATCTAGCAATCTATTGTCCTTTGATACCAAATCATCGAGTAGGATGGCAGTCTCATTTAGCGAATTGTGATCCTGAAATCCTTGAAGTAGGTTGGGAATATGCGTTGTTGAACTTATGGGTAGCGCAATGCACAATTACTTGTAAGCAAGCTGCTCAGATGATTTATGCATCTGTGATTGAGGTGTTGTTTGACATTGCACAAGCGGTAGATGTAACAGAACCGATCAGACAAGAGAACATCCTTTCTGATCAATTAGGGGCTATCAGCGTCACAGATGCGATCGCAGAAGCCGAACGACGTTGGCAAATTTGGCAAAATGCGAAACTGGCTCACTACTCCCCTAATCAGGCTCCTATCCTCAGGCAGCCAGAGCAACTGCGAAAACATAGTTCTATTCAGTCTTACCAAAATCTGGTTGAGTTACTGAATGGGCAAAATACACTGCATGAATTAGCAATTCAGATGCAGCGGAATGTCGTAGAAGTTGCAGTTTCACTTCAGCCTTTTGTGAGGGTGGGGTGGGTAGATTTTGTTCAGACTCCGGATTATTATGCCCCTATCTATCAGAGCAATGCTTTTCAGGGTAATCAACCTATCCTCAAGCAAGGAAAAGCTGTTTTTCAACGGGCAATGTCTCAACGCATAGAAGTTGCTTCGGCTGTCAGCGTTTCTCCAGAAGCGATCACTTCTCGAAAGGCACTGATTGCCTGCATTGATGACAGTTCTTTAGTCCTCAATATGATGGAACAGTTACTGACTTCGGCTGGCTATCAGTTTATAGGAGTAGAGGATGGGTTGCGAGCGATTGCAGCGATGCTCACGCATAAACCAGACCTCATTTTTCTTGATTTGGTGATGCCAAACACGAACGGCTATGAGATTTGTGAAGAGTTACGCAAAATTTCCTGCTTCCGCACAACGCCAATTGTAATGCTGACTGGAAATGATCGCTATGTAAATCGTCTCCGCTCTAGCTTTGCTGGAGCATCAGAGTTTTTAAGCAAACCGTTGGATGCTGGAGCAGTGTTAAGCGTGCTGCACAAGCACTTAAATTGCGTCAATACTTAA